Part of the Schistocerca cancellata isolate TAMUIC-IGC-003103 chromosome 9, iqSchCanc2.1, whole genome shotgun sequence genome is shown below.
AGAAGGTACCAGCAGCTCGTAAAGCaacttgtttttgttttatgttacagagattccagaagagGTAAGTCATCCAGTACATTTATTGAACGAACCACTTCCACAGAGATGCGGGTAAGTAGTTAGAATTAAAAGGGACACTTTCAATGATCTCTGACCCTCGCCTCACGAGTAATCACGTAGTGGTGGTGGGTAGCACATTCTTTCCTGGTCAGCGGCAGAATGCATTCCTGCTGAAAGTGTTCTGTTGCTTGTATCAGGAAATCCCCCTTAAAGTTGGGCCGACTTTACGGATGAACTTTCTCATCATTTTAATTCACATGTTGCCTACGTGCTACCAAAGTTTCTTAAGGTAAATTTTAATTCTTTCGTAATATTGAAGTGCGACTCTAAGGTAACGCATATAAATGTGCACAATGAatgcaaagaaaattaatgaaCTGGGTGATATATAATGAAAAATTTTCCACTATTTCTATGGTTTAATAAGTTGTACTTTGCCTGTGGCGGCTGTAGAGTTACTGTTTTATATAATTTTGATATTGTAGAGTGGGTGATGTAGACCTATTAAACCCAATTAGTTCTTAAAACCAGTAGTGATAGTGATTTTTTACATATAAATTGAATTTTGGTAAAAATTACTTGATGTAAGGATTCGATGATTCGATCATGTGAATGTCATGTTGAAATGACACGGTAAATGAATTCTGGTAGACGTCATATTCTATCTGGATTTGGTGAGTCTAGCTCTGTTGCGTTTCAGTTAAATCATCTTCTGGGCTACGACACTTACTTTTAGTTATCTCTTACCCTCGATCGAAATATTAACCAAAGTTTCACTCTCTAACTGAACATCAAAAGTATAGCTAATGATGCCTCGTCAACTACTACAATTTTGAAGTCTAAAAATATCGTAGTATAGTTCGAGGATATTCTTTCCTTGTAAAAGTGAGCCGTTAGTACTGTTACATTATAAGGGTTGTGTGAGCCTCAGGTGAACATTCGATGAGGTGAAAACACTCTCCAAAGATCTTTAATTCATTAAACAAAGCTTGAAATGAAGCATTTCCTTGTAACTGTGTGCCTTAGGAAAGTAAATCTCTTTTGACTTTCATAAATGAACCACCACAATATTAGTTACAACTCAGTCAAGATGAtcggacaaatatttaaaaattgttgaCTACGAACATAAGAATTTAGGATTGATGTGCTTTAATTTATATTTACCACTAAGAAGATGAGTATCCTCTAAGTAATGTGTAAAGACAGAAGTGACTAATTTCACTGGGACTGTCTGTAATATCTCAAATTCATATTGGTATGATTTATAGAGCCTCCGAACAGGAGAACAGACTAACAGCAGTGTAATCTCACATTATTTCTACATGATTTCGTGGTATGTCAGTTGTTATGCTTAGACGTGATATTCACTCTTTGTGGTTAATTCCCGTTTGTTACCAGTCTTTCTTTAAATACACAATTGTCCCACACTGAGGTGAAAAACGTCATCGGACACCTCCTGATACCGTGATGGGCCTCCTTCTTCCCAGCCTAGCGCAGTAACtccacgtggcgtggactcaacaagtagttggaagaccCTTGCAGAAATAATTGCCTGTTTAGCAGCCCACAATTGTGAAATTGTTGGTGGTGTAGGATTTTCCTCACTAACAAGCCTCTCGATTGTGGCCCATACTTGATGTCGGACAATCTgtgtggcgaaatcattcgctcggattgcTCAAAATGTACTTCAAACATGTTGAGGCCAATTGTGACCAGTGGACATGGCGCTCTCTTTtctataaaaattccaccgttttcagttgaaacttccgggctgagaggccgtggtcgatgtataaaatttccatctaacgtttcgtctccatctgcgagagacatcttctgaggtcgtccggctactgccactgaggctccaggtactctcgcatttatagagcgcatagagggcaccaccattcttcacgtgatgccgacggtatgcctatctttggaaggcgtcatcattctcgattaagggTAGTCGATTGTCATTATGCAgccgcaacgtcgacatccatattttgcctAACTTTaacacttcctcttttctattaaaattgttatggtgtttgtgaatctctattgcttctctatacatgcgcgcatgataatgggatgttcgtgctagaacgcttgtctcattaaatttaccgagcgaggtggcgcagtggttagacactgaactcgcattcggaaggacgacggttcaatcccgcgtccggccatcctgatttaggttttccgtgatttccctaaatcactccaggcaaatgccgggatggttccactgaaagggcacggccgacttccttccccatccttccctaatccgatgagaccgatgaccacgctgtctggtctccttccccaaaccaaccaaccaaccattaaatttaacttcgtggttcccatctcgaaaaacatcctcagctacggccgatttttcgatgtgtcctaagtgacagtttcttttatgttcggctaaacgggtgtttacacttcttttcgttgttccagtatATACTTGTCCACGACTGCAAGGAATTTTATATCTAGGGTAATGATCTATCggagaacccgaaaaaattctggtcctacgcagAAACGCGAAGACGGTGTAATGCTTTCATCTAGTCACTggttgaccagtctggtttggcagtagaagatGGCAAAAGGCAGGCCGAAGTTTTAGAGTCCACGTTCAAGAAACCGTTCACGCAGGACAGTCGCACAAACTTACTGTCGTTTGACCATACGACAGgatcccgtatggatgacatagtaacaagcattagagaagcaactgaaagagggaaagaaataagtcaccaggtccggatggaatcccaaaagGGTCTAACGAAGAGTACTCTACGTCAGTAGCCACTTAATTAGTTTGGATTTATCGCCATTCTGTCGACCAGTGCAAAGtgccaagcgattggaaaaaaaaacgcaggtgactacTGTATATAAACAGGTAAACGAACGTACCTGTACAATTGCAGTACTATAtccttaacttcggtttgctgcagaattctagaacgtaTCCTGAATCGAAAATCTCATGtctacgaatcagcacggttttagaaagcatcgctggtgCGAAACCCAGCTTCCTGTTTCTCACATTATATACTACGAACTATGGAtggaggacaacaggcagattccatatctctAAATTTActaaaagcgtttgacacggtagccctctgcagactgttaacgaaggtaccggCATACGGAatgggttcccaggtatgtgactgccttgaagacttcttaagtaatagtaccGAGTATGCTGTCCTCGGCGGCAAGTATTCATCGTAGACAGGGGTAACATCACGAGTTCCAGgaaagtgtcataggactgttgctattttctGAATACATAATGATCTGGTAGAAaggatgggcagcagtctgcggttgttcgctgataaCGTCTTGGGGcgcaggaaggtgtcgaagataagtgactgtaggtttaGTTCATGTGCTGAATGGCAGCTGACtctcaatgtggaaaaatgtaagttaatgcggataagtaggaaaaactaacccgtaatgttcggatacagccttAGTAGTGTCGTGGCTTAAATATGTGGGCGTattgttgcgaagcgatatgaaatggaacgaacatgtgaggatCGTAGTAGGAAAGTCGAATGATTGACTTCggttattgggataattttaggaaagtgtagttcatctgtaaatgagtactgctcgagcgttttggattcgcaccaagtcggattgaaggaagaaagcgaagcaattcagaggccagctgctagatttgttaccggtggcttCGATCAGCATGTAAGTGTTACGCATGTGCTTCGCGTGCGCAAataggaatcactggagggaaggagaCATTAATTTCTAAAAACACTactgaaaaagtttagagaagCGTCATTTGAAGGCGACTGAAGAACGATCCTACTGCTGGCAAGATATATGTTTCGCGTagggacgacgaagataagatacgagaaatgtgGGTTAATGGggaggcatacagacagacgtttttccctcgctctatctgcgagtggaacaggaaaggaaaggactagTTGCGGTCCACCACGCATCgttcggtgacttgcggagtatgtacgtagatataGATGTGAACGCCATTCTGTTCAGAGTTATAAAAGGTTTATGGCTTCTCTGTCACTCAAAGTAATACTGAAACGAGGTCCCCCGACTATGATTATGTAGTTTGTAGTATTTTGGCAAAACAGTGCGATGGACGCGTGTTTCCGTTTAATTAACGTAACGAATTATTGAGCGTGACAAATTTAGCACTCTGGTTTTTGGATTATGGTTGGAGAACCTCGACCCAAGAAAACACAGCACGTTCCTTTGTAACTTTGGGCTTAGGTGTAGCTTTTAATAAGTAATTGCGCCTCACAAGCTATGCAGCCAGCTCTATCTGTGACATATTCTCGCCCTCGCCAAATCAGATTACTTTATTCACTTTAGAGTCAATTGAAAGGTCTATGAAGATAATTATTTTCCCTTTTTGTCTTTAGcgataaaaagcactccgtcttcaggcctcaagtggcccatcggggccatccgaccgccgtgtcatcctcagttgaagatacggataggaggggcgtgtggtcagcacaccactctcccagtcgttatgatggttttctttgaccggagccgctactattcggtcgagcagctccgcagttggcatcacgaggctgagtgcaccccgaaatatggcaacagcgcatggtggctggatggtcacctatccaagtgctggccacgcccgacagcgcttaacttcggtgatctcacgggaaccgatgtatccacagcggcaaggccgttgcgtgTCGTTAGCGATAGTTACGTTGAAATTCCTAaaggaaatattaattattttcccCAGCTAGCAAACAGTTACGTGAAGCTAGAAATTTTTAACTATACATTAGATTCAGTTCCCTCAAACAAGTGACTACCATGTAGCGTGGCGCTCATTGTTTGAAAATTCCGGTAACTAAAACTGAAAGTAATAACCTTAACTTCAAGCTATTTGattttcttttaactgttactGATTCTATGTTAATCTGTCCAGCATAGAAAAGACTGCTTGATGTTCtttaattaattacagtttttaGAGAAACACTTTAACTTTTGGGAAATGTAATTTCCATGTTAGTGATGCATTTCACTTTTCATAAATGATGAGATATGCTATTTAAATGAATCTGGTATATATTGCTAAACACTTCTTTTTATCCAAAAATTTGTATAAGGGATCATATACAGAACTTATTCCGAAAAAAAAGTGCGTACACGGACGAGATAACAACGAAATCTAAAGCATACATATATTGTCCCTGGCAATCTAAGGTAGGGAGCTATAGCTTCCTCAACTTTTGCTTTCTTTGCCTCTTTCTTCCACCCTTTTGTTACGTTTATATTGAAAATCTCCAAACATTTACTCAAAAACTCTTACTGAGGGAAAGGAACAAATAATCTAGGCTTTGTTTCACTTACCAAAAATGAGCGAATGCTTACAATAACAAAGGGTGCGAGAGGCTGAAAATagcgcttcagttgtaaagttcttttattaccacacgaccggtttcgggctcttataaggcCATTTTCAGGTGTCGTAACCTGGTGCTGtgacgtgtactaggcgcggtgtgctgcGTACCTGTTCTgagctcataggtagcacaccgcgcccagtacacgtccaccgcggcgctcgggagtCCCAGTATCAAGTTACGATACCTGAAGATGGgtagagcccgaaaccggtcgtgtgataaaaGACCTTTGCAACTGAagctgtattttcaacctctggtataatgctcagttgcggatgttccatcaacaggattgtttgtacccCAGATATGATTTATCTTTCCTTGCATATTTGATCCCATTTATGCAATTTCTTTCAAAGAACATATGTAAAGTATATTACATACAGGTCTTTCAACTTCTTTTCCCACGTCCTGCAGTAGCCTATGAGATTTTTGTTGTTTAAAGTTAGTGTTCAAAATTCACCCGTTCATTTCTAAAATAAAACAACACGAGTTTGTGTTCGAGGAGACGACGTTAGTCTGAACGCTTGGCAACGCAGTCGTCAAGTCACTGGAGGCGATTACTAGCACTTCGCGAACGATTTAGTGATGAGTCACTCTACAGCCTGAGGCATCCCATTCAAGTACGCAGAAAACGATTCCCCAGCGACCAGTCACCAACTCGAGCCGTCAACGAGTTTCATTTGAATTCCTCCATGTGGATAGATCATTACTGGGAATGTGTATGTAGTCTACCGTATGAAACTACTCATCTTCACTATCTATGCCTATGTACTGACAAATACTCTCGCCAGAGCAACACCAGCTGGTGTTTCATACGCTACTAACAAATTCTGAATTATAATGAAAGCCACATTTTAATGTTATGAACTAACGATAAATTTCTTTACATTGTTGCAGGCAATGAGTGGCGCCTTTGGTGGATCTGGTGGATCTGGTGGATCTGGGTCATCATCGTTTCGTAAGTTCATTTACTGTTTAGGTTACCAAAATGGTAGTCTAAGCAGCTCCATTGGGAAATGGGTCCGACGGGAATAATAAGACACATTTTGAGCTAGAGATTGCAGAGATTCTGTTGGTTAGCGTAGTTAATTCAATAGAAAGAAGGGTACAGTCAAGGAGCCAACTATAtccttagagacggagcgtaagtaCTTTCAAAAAAGATAGTTTCTGTACTTTGGTCGTAACTTTATTAAAGAATTTATCTCCGTGCCGTGGGTCCCTTCGATTCTAATGTGACATAATAGTGCTACAGTGTTTATTTATACCATTGGTGGTAGAAATGGGAAGGCAGTCTGGTTGCTGCAGCAGCAGGTATGTAATGCCAGGTGGACGACTTTTGTGAGTTAATAGAAACATTGAGAAAATAACAGCCTGTTTATTATTCACAGGCAGTACAGCAGTTGAAGTAACGTCACGCTGCAATCAGCGCCAGGTAGCACAGCTGACTCCGCATGGTGATATATGCTTCGTCAGCACGTGGCCTCAGCAGGTGGCTGGCTCACAAGTTGTCAGATAGCCGCCAGCGGTGACAGAGTTGTTTCGTCAGCCTCTTGGGGAGCGTAGCGCTGCGTCAGGCCAAGGCAGGAGGGCAACGCACGGAGACGATAGATTCTTTGCGCAAGAGGTACTCAATCGGATGCATTccacggaccagcagtgcaggatGCTGAGGCAGCGATGCATTGCTTCAAGCCTATGGTGGTGGAGTGCTAGCACACAGGGCAGTGAGTCAGGCCCAAGTGCGGATCGTGGACCCCCTGGGTGGGCAGCCCGATATTGGACAGTCAGCCACCAGGTAGCCCCCCAGCGTCATCAGGCCTGAGCGTGCAGGCAGCGTCTGGTTGTACCAGACTGGTGATCTACAGCAGATCGACAACTGCTGTGGGGTACGGCTCGAAGCTGGCTTCCGATGACAGATACGGCATATCTGGGACAGATGGTATTTAGGGTCACTCGAGCCAATTTCCTTTGACAGAACATCGTCCCTAATCTCAAAAGCTTATTTGGGCAGTCCCAGGCTTGGTATAATCCAGGTCATCATTACGACAGTATGGCTCCCCCATTTTGCTCTGTTAACTATGTTCCAGACCTGCCAGCAGTGTCAAGGCTGGATATGTGGCAAGCAGCCCCTCTCTAGTGCCAGGTCGGAGGCTCCCGTCACGTCAGCTCTGTATCTCAATAGCTTGACACATCAGACTACGGTGACAAGTCCCTATTCATTCAGACACAGTTATAGGCGCGAAGTTAAAAGGCAGCGTTGGAACAATAGCAACTGCAGAGAAAGTAGACGAAGCGAGATAATTTGTTATGGGATTAAGGAGGAATGCCATACCTACAGCTTGTTAGCTGAGAAACGTTCCTTTCTCTCATCCTGAGTCCTAATACACGGTACAAAACATTACAGATACTTGGCTCACCTCGAAacgcgtgccggccgctgtggccgagcggttctaggtgcttcagtcctgaatcACGCTGGTGttaaggtcgctggttcgaatcctgcctcgggcatggatgtgtgtgatgtccttaagttaggtttcattagttctaagtctaggggactgatgacctcagatgttaagtcccatctgcTTAGAGCCACTTTTTCGAAACGCGCGACTCAGAAAAATCTAGTAATACCTGTGGCGGAACAGAACCCCGAAAGTTGGAGCGTATGGCACTTCAGATCCTACAGTGGAAGGGGCTTTTGAATCGTGTGTTTCGTCACTGGCTTCCAACATCATCTAACAGAACGTGGCTTAATTCTCTTTTGTGAGATGTATTAAAGACTCCATCTTTGCGACGAATTTTCAGACGATCTTGGGTCATGTGCCACGCTGCACAGCAACAGCAGTTACTC
Proteins encoded:
- the LOC126101308 gene encoding uncharacterized protein LOC126101308 — its product is MELKLLTVLALFAVCGIVQARQVTPDYCDTICRHQREGSSARNVVRGKKHRASRSKGHLAPASRQNDYDVSSLCASCYGWETTGTSDRVISSRQSQSFPASIVSTAMQIPEEVSHPVHLLNEPLPQRCGWADFTDELSHHFNSHVAYVLPKFLKAMSGAFGGSGGSGGSGSSSFRSTAVEVTSRCNQRQVAQLTPHGDICFVSTWPQQVAGSQVVR